A single genomic interval of Eurosta solidaginis isolate ZX-2024a chromosome 3, ASM4086904v1, whole genome shotgun sequence harbors:
- the LOC137244532 gene encoding protein transport protein Sec24C-like yields the protein MPNPISVIIENKNSAGGAFITNEQGLLPPLVTTKYVVEDQGNSSPRYVRSSLYCIPATADLLKTTALSIKLTVSPMARTVEGEYEPPIVNFGELGAIRCNRCKAQ from the exons atgccaaatccgataagcgttatcattgaaaataaaaatagcgctggtggtgcttttattactaatgaacagggtttattaccaccattggtgaccacaaaatatgtggtagaagatcagggtaactcctcgccacgttacgttag gtcgtctttgtattgcatacctgcaacagctgatttgttaaaaacaacagctttgtccattaaacttaccgtctcaccaatggcacgcacggttgagggtgaatatgagccacccattgtaaattttggtgaattgggtgcaattagatgcaatcgttgcaaggctcaatag